One window from the genome of Megalobrama amblycephala isolate DHTTF-2021 linkage group LG4, ASM1881202v1, whole genome shotgun sequence encodes:
- the LOC125267848 gene encoding asialoglycoprotein receptor 1-like — protein sequence MIYHSTAMMKLVMSIVVLLSVGAAQDLMSPTFDIISELQKIKTMEEKLNALYDEVKELRSKNDAFLSALKSSVSDLTSFVASLTSKQQTCDVPVTCKSGWISYKSSCLLFSSNALNWTEARDYCKAQGALLLKIQDDDREWAFLNHHTIPTSYWVGLTDQTTGQWRWVDDTPYTMNKERWNPGQPDDWKQHGLGEEGEDCAAITHTGKLNDGHCSTKQGFICRVQF from the exons ATGATCTATCACAGCACAGCAATGATGAAGCTGGTAATGAGCATTGTGGTGTTGTTGTCTGTTGGAGCCGCACAGGATTTAATGTCACCAACATTTGACATCATTAGTGAACTCCAGAAGATTAAGACCATGGAGGAAAAGTTAAATGCTCTTTATGATGAAGTAAAGGAACTAAGGAGCAAGAATGATG ccttcCTGAGTGCCCTGAAGAGTTCAGTGTCAGATCTCACTTCATTTGTCGCATCTCTTACCTCTAAACAACAGACCTGTG ACGTCCCTGTAACCTGTAAATCTGGCTGGATATCATACAAAAGCAGCTGTTTATTGTTCTCTAGTAATGCACTCAACTGGACTGAGGCACGAGATTACTGCAAAGCACAGGGCGCGTTACTCCTCAAAATACAAGACGACGACAGGGAGTGG GCATTCTTGAACCATCATACCATACCCACATCCTACTGGGTCGGTCTAACGGATCAGACCACAGGCCAGTGGAGATGGGTGGATGACACTCCTTACACCATGAACAAAGA ACGATGGAATCCTGGTCAGCCAGATGACTGGAAACAACACGGTCTGGGAGAGGAAGGAGAGGACTGTGCGGCGATTACACATACTGGGAAACTAAATGACGGCCACTGCTCCACCAAACAGGGATTCATTTGCAGAGTACAATTCTGA